Proteins encoded together in one Miscanthus floridulus cultivar M001 chromosome 16, ASM1932011v1, whole genome shotgun sequence window:
- the LOC136513324 gene encoding LOW QUALITY PROTEIN: uncharacterized protein At5g19025-like (The sequence of the model RefSeq protein was modified relative to this genomic sequence to represent the inferred CDS: deleted 2 bases in 2 codons), with translation SRQQGTSVAFPFHSSGRHAGGDRDRDRDKTDRPRRQTEKPRHHANAAAADARHRTDATTDPIPIPTSSSRLPPRPTLRSADPKFRVHFGTTLPCHCRSLIEFLRAFEQHRRRASSSDPSSPHPRRASLSSSSTSRSRSRGRLFPALCDHSALAAVDALALLASLAALAFLAAPYARLLAVEARDAVATVATRHPAAPCVPLAAGVAAGAAVLPWDAASHRARRCGRPRCRGLRKAVEYDIQLETEECVRSLLPLAHGVGGGAAATWPVPGLGDEHRELEAVLRKMAPPNGRTVLIFRAPCGCPKERVEVWGAKKVRRMKK, from the exons AGTAGACAACAGGGAACATCGGTGGCATTTCCATTCCACTCCAGTGGACGCCACGCGGGCGGCGACCGCGACCGCGACCGCGACAAGACCGACCGCCCGCGGCGCCAAACAGAAAAACCACGGCACCACGCAAACGCTGCCGCCGCCGACGCGCGACACCGCACTGACGCGACCACCGATCCGATCCCAATCCCAACCAGCTCGTCTCGGCTCCCGCCCCGCCCCACTCTCAGATCCGCGGATCCCAAATTCCGAGTCCATTTCGGCACCACCCTGCCGTGCCACTGCCGCAGCCTCATCGAGTTCCTCCGGGCCTTCGAGCAGCACCGGCGCCGCGCCTCCTCCTCGGACCCTTCCTCCCCGCACCCCCGCCGCgcgtccctctcctcctcctccacctcgcggTCGCGATCGCGGGGCCGGCTATTCCCCGCCCTCTGCGACCACTCCGCGCTGGCCGCGGTCGAC GCGCTTGCgctcctcgcctcg ctcgctgcTCTTGCGTTCCTCGCAGCGCCCTACGCGCGACTGCTGGCTGTCGAGGCGCGGGACGCGGTGGCCACGGTGGCGACGCGCCACCCGGCGGCGCCGTGCGTGCCACTGGCCGCGGGCGTGGCGGCTGGGGCCGCCGTGCTGCCGTGGGACGCCGCGTCGCACCGCGCGCGCCGGTGCGGTAGGCCCCGGTGCCGTGGCCTGCGCAAGGCCGTGGAGTACGACATCCAGCTCGAGACGGAGGAGTGCGTGCGCAGCCTGCTGCCGCTTGCGCACGGTGTAGGAGGCGGGGCCGCGGCCACGTGGCCGGTGCCGGGGCTTGGGGACGAGCACCGGGAGCTTGAGGCGGTGCTCAGGAAGATGGCGCCGCCCAACGGCCGTACCGTGCTTATCTTCCGTGCGCCGTGCGGGTGCCCAAAAGAGAGGGTGGAGGTCTGGGGCGCTAAGAAGGTGCGCCGGATGAAGAAGTAG